One genomic segment of Alphaproteobacteria bacterium HT1-32 includes these proteins:
- a CDS encoding ATP-binding cassette domain-containing protein, whose translation MAEPLLTLDNVSAGYGETVVLDGISLTLAAGESLSILGRNGVGKSTLLSTIMGHTSLHQGRISLGQSDISRSKPHLRNRAGIGFVPQEREIFPSLSVTENLRVAARGGDWTTDRVFEFFPHLDRRRNNRGNQLSGGEQQMLAIGRALMGGPDLLLMDEPSEGLAPVIVEELGRSIAKLRDVTGMAIILVEQHTRFALGFSARCVVMDRGQIAFDGASLELKDNPDRLQQLIGVGGG comes from the coding sequence ATGGCTGAGCCACTTCTGACCCTAGATAATGTCAGCGCCGGTTATGGCGAAACGGTCGTGCTGGACGGCATCAGCCTGACACTGGCAGCCGGTGAAAGTCTGAGCATCCTCGGGCGCAACGGTGTCGGGAAATCCACCCTGCTGTCCACCATCATGGGTCATACCAGCCTGCACCAGGGCAGGATCAGCCTTGGCCAGTCCGATATTTCACGCTCAAAACCGCATCTGCGCAACCGGGCCGGCATCGGTTTTGTGCCGCAGGAGCGGGAGATATTCCCCTCTCTCAGCGTGACGGAAAACCTCCGGGTTGCCGCCCGCGGCGGTGACTGGACAACAGATCGGGTTTTTGAATTCTTCCCGCATCTCGACCGCCGCCGCAACAACCGGGGCAACCAGCTTTCCGGCGGCGAGCAGCAGATGCTGGCGATTGGCCGCGCCCTGATGGGCGGGCCGGATCTGCTGCTGATGGACGAACCCAGTGAAGGCCTTGCCCCGGTCATCGTCGAGGAACTTGGGCGCTCCATTGCGAAGCTGCGAGACGTAACCGGCATGGCCATCATTCTGGTCGAACAGCATACACGCTTTGCCCTCGGATTTTCAGCCCGCTGCGTGGTGATGGACCGCGGTCAGATTGCCTTCGATGGTGCCAGCCTTGAACTGAAAGACAATCCGGACAGGCTGCAACAGCTGATCGGTGTGGGGGGCGGATAA
- a CDS encoding EamA family transporter, which yields MTPGHILLALCVMLIWGVNFAVAKVTVAELPPLFVNAIRFALVAAILLPFVRIPRDKLKDIFILATIMAPFHFGLMFVGLTGTDAAAAAIAMQLSVPFAALMASFYFHDKLGARRTIGMIIAFTGVVILAGEPRMDGELFLLGMVVLSAAMWGVGNIQIKRIGDINPFALSAGMAMFAAPELLVLSLLLEQGQMHAVRTADWIAWGGVIYMVVLVAIVSYAIWYHLLKTYAVNQVVPFSLLGPVFGVAAGILLLGEAATWQKLVGGAITIAGVAMITLYRPPAPPCVPVADPKQVTQKD from the coding sequence GTGACACCCGGACACATATTGCTGGCGCTCTGCGTCATGTTGATCTGGGGTGTGAATTTCGCAGTCGCCAAAGTCACGGTCGCGGAACTGCCCCCCCTGTTTGTGAATGCCATCCGTTTTGCCCTTGTGGCTGCCATCCTGCTCCCCTTCGTCCGGATTCCCCGGGACAAGCTGAAAGACATCTTCATTCTTGCCACCATCATGGCGCCGTTTCATTTCGGCCTGATGTTTGTCGGCCTGACCGGCACGGATGCCGCCGCCGCTGCGATTGCCATGCAACTCTCGGTTCCCTTCGCTGCCCTGATGGCGAGCTTTTATTTCCATGACAAGCTGGGTGCCCGCCGCACCATCGGCATGATTATCGCCTTTACCGGCGTCGTCATCCTGGCCGGTGAACCGCGTATGGACGGTGAACTGTTCCTGCTTGGCATGGTCGTGCTGTCGGCAGCGATGTGGGGTGTCGGCAATATTCAGATCAAGCGGATCGGCGATATCAACCCCTTTGCGCTTTCTGCCGGGATGGCGATGTTTGCTGCGCCGGAACTGCTGGTCCTGTCGCTGCTGCTGGAGCAGGGCCAGATGCATGCTGTCCGCACCGCCGACTGGATCGCCTGGGGCGGGGTGATCTATATGGTCGTGCTGGTGGCGATTGTCTCCTACGCAATCTGGTATCACCTGCTGAAAACCTATGCGGTCAATCAGGTGGTGCCGTTCAGCCTGCTGGGCCCCGTATTCGGGGTGGCCGCCGGTATCCTGCTGCTGGGAGAGGCGGCGACCTGGCAAAAGCTGGTCGGCGGGGCCATTACCATTGCCGGAGTTGCCATGATCACCCTGTACCGGCCGCCTGCGCCTCCCTGTGTTCCGGTGGCTGACCCGAAACAGGTCACACAAAAGGACTGA
- a CDS encoding ATP-binding cassette domain-containing protein: protein MAAEAPILSLRDVEVHLGGDPLFGPLEMYLAASSRSCLVGRNGTGKSTLMRIIANQRQPDAGERFAVPGLRVAYLAQEPDFSAFKTVGEFVADGLADPDSTWLADSELLEAGLDADRDPMTLSGGEGRRAALARMFAGEPDFLLLDEPTNHLDIPAIEALEDKLSKYRGGYLIVSHDRTFLRRLTKEVHWLDRGIIRTAPTGFDGFEDWMESELAREEEEAHKLNRKIVRETAWLHKGVTARRKRNMGRLRRLNDLRQERANRRAPTGQASLTAAAGEASGKLVLEAVDVSKKYDDKVILDHFSTRILRGDRIAIIGRNGAGKTTLLKLLLGDIQPDSGTVRLGSRLDIAYIDQRRDALDPNATLWDTLCDSGGDHIDVRGTPRHVVSYLRDFLFDESQARSPVHALSGGERNRLILAKKLAKPANLLVLDEPTNDLDMETLDLLVEVLSDYEGTLLLVSHDRDFIDRLVTGTFALEGDGKATEYPGGYTDYRRQRQATTELGDDRRGTKASESRKPARPAAKLSYKDQRRLDNLPKDIARLDKAIEKLEKILDDAGLFARDPDSFNAAVASLDKARSDKAGMEEEWLELEMKREMLAEGQTG, encoded by the coding sequence ATCTGGCGGCCAGTTCCCGGTCCTGCCTTGTCGGCCGTAACGGCACCGGCAAGTCGACCCTGATGCGGATCATCGCCAATCAGCGCCAGCCGGATGCAGGAGAGCGGTTTGCGGTCCCCGGACTGCGCGTTGCCTATCTGGCACAGGAGCCGGATTTCAGCGCTTTTAAAACCGTGGGTGAATTTGTCGCCGATGGTCTGGCGGATCCGGATTCCACCTGGCTGGCGGATTCTGAATTGCTGGAAGCCGGACTGGATGCTGACCGCGACCCGATGACCTTGTCCGGTGGTGAAGGCCGGCGGGCGGCTCTGGCCCGGATGTTTGCTGGTGAGCCGGATTTCCTGCTGCTGGATGAGCCGACCAATCATCTTGATATTCCGGCCATTGAAGCGCTGGAAGACAAACTGTCGAAATATCGCGGCGGCTATCTGATCGTCAGCCATGACCGGACCTTCCTGCGCCGCCTGACTAAGGAAGTTCACTGGTTGGATCGCGGAATCATCCGCACCGCCCCGACCGGTTTTGACGGTTTTGAAGACTGGATGGAATCGGAGCTGGCCCGCGAGGAAGAGGAAGCGCACAAGCTTAACCGCAAGATCGTCCGCGAAACCGCTTGGTTGCATAAAGGTGTCACGGCACGTCGCAAGCGGAATATGGGTCGCCTGCGCCGCCTGAATGATCTGCGGCAGGAACGGGCGAACCGGCGGGCCCCGACCGGGCAGGCCAGTCTTACTGCCGCTGCCGGGGAAGCATCCGGGAAACTGGTGCTTGAGGCGGTGGATGTCAGCAAGAAATATGACGACAAGGTCATCCTTGATCATTTTTCCACCCGGATATTGCGGGGCGACCGGATTGCCATCATCGGGCGGAACGGAGCAGGCAAGACCACGCTGCTGAAACTGCTGCTGGGTGATATCCAGCCTGACAGCGGTACGGTACGGCTGGGGTCGCGTCTCGACATTGCCTATATCGATCAGCGACGTGACGCACTCGATCCGAATGCGACGCTGTGGGATACGCTGTGCGACAGCGGTGGCGATCATATCGATGTGCGGGGCACGCCGCGGCATGTGGTCTCCTATCTCCGCGACTTCCTGTTTGATGAAAGCCAGGCGCGCAGTCCGGTTCATGCCTTGTCCGGGGGGGAACGGAACCGGCTGATCCTGGCGAAGAAGCTGGCGAAACCGGCCAATCTTCTGGTGCTGGATGAGCCGACCAACGATCTCGACATGGAAACCCTCGATCTGCTGGTTGAGGTGCTGTCGGATTACGAGGGGACGTTGCTGCTGGTCAGCCATGACCGTGACTTCATCGACCGGCTGGTAACGGGTACTTTCGCGCTCGAAGGTGATGGCAAGGCGACGGAATATCCCGGCGGCTATACCGATTATCGCCGCCAGCGTCAGGCTACGACCGAACTGGGAGATGACCGTCGCGGGACAAAAGCCTCTGAATCCCGAAAACCGGCCCGTCCGGCGGCAAAGCTGAGTTACAAGGATCAGCGCCGGCTGGATAATCTGCCGAAGGATATTGCCCGCCTCGACAAGGCCATCGAGAAGCTGGAAAAGATACTGGATGATGCCGGCCTGTTCGCTCGCGACCCGGATTCTTTCAACGCAGCGGTTGCCAGTCTGGACAAGGCGCGTTCAGATAAGGCGGGTATGGAAGAAGAATGGCTGGAACTTGAAATGAAACGCGAAATGCTGGCGGAAGGCCAGACCGGGTGA
- a CDS encoding branched-chain amino acid ABC transporter permease, producing MEALISILFDGLAYAMLLFIISVGLSVTMGLMGFVNLAHGAFAMVGGYVLVTLMTGYGVPFVAALAIAPVVVGVGSIPFERFLYAPLYKAGELDQVLLSIGLVFVTIGVVTFIYGPAPPAIPMPDFLTGQVDLGFREVPTYRFFIILIGCVMMAILWFAFERTLLGAKIRAAVDNRRMAQSVGIDVDRLFVLVFAIGSGLAALGGGLAIEIVGMSPTFAIQYLVFFLIVVAVGGLGSMGGAFVAAIVLGVLDTAGKYLWPDGGAFFIYAATVAILLYRPAGLFGRAS from the coding sequence ATGGAAGCGTTGATCAGCATTCTCTTTGACGGCCTGGCCTATGCCATGTTGCTGTTCATCATCTCGGTGGGGTTATCCGTGACGATGGGCCTGATGGGCTTCGTCAATCTGGCGCATGGTGCCTTTGCCATGGTCGGTGGCTATGTACTGGTCACCCTGATGACTGGCTATGGCGTGCCTTTTGTCGCGGCACTCGCCATTGCACCGGTTGTTGTCGGTGTTGGCAGCATCCCGTTTGAACGCTTCCTCTATGCCCCGCTTTATAAAGCGGGAGAGCTTGATCAGGTGTTGCTGTCGATCGGACTGGTCTTTGTGACGATCGGCGTTGTGACCTTTATTTACGGCCCTGCCCCGCCGGCCATTCCGATGCCGGACTTCCTGACCGGTCAGGTCGATCTCGGATTCCGTGAAGTCCCGACCTATCGCTTTTTCATCATCCTCATCGGCTGTGTCATGATGGCGATCCTGTGGTTTGCCTTTGAGCGCACCTTGCTTGGCGCGAAAATCCGCGCGGCCGTCGACAACCGCCGGATGGCGCAATCCGTCGGTATCGATGTCGACCGGCTGTTCGTTCTGGTCTTCGCAATAGGCAGCGGACTGGCGGCCCTTGGTGGCGGACTGGCGATTGAGATCGTCGGCATGTCGCCGACTTTCGCCATTCAGTATCTGGTATTTTTCCTGATCGTTGTCGCCGTCGGCGGGCTGGGCAGCATGGGCGGGGCCTTTGTCGCTGCCATCGTGCTCGGCGTGCTGGATACGGCCGGCAAGTACCTCTGGCCCGATGGCGGCGCCTTCTTCATCTATGCAGCAACAGTGGCCATTTTGCTCTACAGGCCAGCCGGGCTGTTTGGACGGGCGTCATGA
- a CDS encoding thiamine pyrophosphate-binding protein, which translates to MENRTNARTGAQLLVDTLLTQEVRQVFCVPGESYLSVLDAFVDAPDIDVTVCRQEGGASMMADAYGKLTGEPGICFVTRGPGAANAAAGLHIARQDSTPMILFIGQVGRNMIEREAFQEVDYRRMFGQMAKWVAEIDDPARVPEYVSRAFHTATSGRPGPVVLALPEDMLAELAPGAQTVGRYRRAEAAPTPDDLTELRDLLSAAKHPFMILGGGGWDANVKAAMEKFAADNGLPVAVSFRRQDYFDNSHPNFGGDVGIHLNPDLSARIKKADLLLVVGARMSEKSSADYTLIGIPEPDQKLIHIHADPHELGRVYRPTLGIAATARGFANAVAEMKPVSRADEDVKALHDSYLVWNTKLPVSPGPVQMGDIMAWLGQHLPEDAIVCNGAGNYATWVHRFRRFTRYKSQLAPTSGSMGYGVPAAIAAKRTHPERTVVAFAGDGCFLMTGQELATAVQYKANVIIIVVNNGMYGTIRMHQERDYPGRISATQLTNPDFAKLADAYGGHGEVVARTEDFGPAFERAQASGKPSVIEVRIDPEAITISASLSQIRDRALAARG; encoded by the coding sequence ATGGAAAACCGCACAAACGCCCGAACGGGTGCGCAATTGCTTGTCGACACCCTGCTCACACAGGAAGTCCGGCAGGTCTTCTGTGTCCCCGGAGAGAGTTATCTTTCAGTCCTTGATGCCTTTGTTGATGCGCCGGATATCGACGTCACGGTCTGCCGTCAGGAAGGCGGTGCCTCCATGATGGCCGATGCCTATGGCAAGCTGACAGGGGAACCGGGCATCTGTTTTGTGACCCGCGGCCCCGGTGCTGCCAACGCCGCAGCCGGCCTGCATATCGCCCGGCAGGATTCGACCCCGATGATCCTGTTCATCGGTCAGGTCGGACGGAATATGATCGAGCGCGAGGCCTTCCAGGAAGTCGATTATCGCCGGATGTTCGGCCAGATGGCAAAATGGGTCGCCGAGATTGATGACCCTGCACGGGTGCCGGAATATGTCAGCCGTGCCTTCCACACCGCAACATCAGGCCGTCCCGGCCCGGTCGTCCTGGCCCTCCCGGAAGACATGCTGGCCGAACTGGCACCGGGCGCACAGACCGTCGGGCGCTATCGCCGGGCAGAGGCCGCCCCGACACCGGATGACCTGACGGAGCTGCGCGACCTGCTGTCAGCCGCCAAACATCCCTTTATGATTCTGGGCGGCGGTGGCTGGGATGCCAATGTAAAGGCCGCGATGGAGAAGTTCGCGGCAGATAACGGCCTGCCCGTCGCCGTCTCCTTCCGCCGTCAGGATTATTTCGATAACAGCCATCCGAATTTTGGCGGCGATGTCGGCATTCATCTCAATCCCGACCTTTCTGCCCGGATCAAGAAAGCGGATCTGTTGCTGGTTGTCGGTGCCCGGATGAGTGAGAAAAGCTCTGCCGACTATACCCTGATCGGCATTCCGGAGCCGGATCAGAAGCTGATCCATATCCATGCCGACCCGCATGAACTGGGTCGCGTTTATCGTCCGACCCTCGGAATTGCGGCGACGGCCCGCGGCTTTGCCAATGCGGTCGCTGAAATGAAGCCGGTCAGCCGCGCAGACGAGGATGTAAAGGCACTGCATGACAGTTACCTCGTCTGGAACACGAAGCTGCCGGTCTCGCCCGGACCGGTTCAGATGGGCGATATCATGGCCTGGCTCGGCCAGCACCTGCCGGAAGATGCGATTGTCTGCAACGGTGCCGGGAACTACGCCACCTGGGTCCATCGGTTCCGCCGCTTCACCCGTTACAAGTCCCAGCTGGCCCCGACCAGTGGTTCAATGGGCTATGGTGTGCCTGCTGCTATCGCGGCAAAACGCACCCACCCGGAACGGACCGTGGTCGCCTTTGCCGGTGACGGCTGCTTCCTGATGACCGGGCAGGAACTGGCAACCGCTGTTCAGTACAAGGCGAATGTCATCATCATCGTCGTCAATAATGGCATGTATGGCACCATCCGGATGCATCAGGAACGGGATTATCCGGGCCGGATATCCGCCACCCAGCTGACCAATCCCGATTTCGCAAAGCTGGCCGACGCCTATGGCGGACATGGTGAAGTCGTTGCCCGCACGGAAGATTTCGGTCCGGCCTTTGAACGGGCACAGGCCTCTGGCAAGCCATCCGTCATCGAAGTCCGGATTGATCCGGAAGCGATCACCATTTCCGCCAGCCTGTCCCAGATCCGTGACCGGGCGCTCGCCGCCCGGGGCTGA
- a CDS encoding sulfurtransferase has translation MTTQITPADLKEMLHDGKELALLDIRESGRFVHNHLFYAISLPTSRLELMLPRLVPNKNVRCVLVDDSDGLAIKAAGRMADMGYQSVVILAGGNPGWKAAGHELFEGVNVPCKAFGEVVEHGNHTPSISAEELHEMAENKADYVILDSRTQAEYHRMNIPGGTSCPGAELAYRVHAHAPSPDTTIVVNCAGRTRSIIGAQSLINAGVPNRVVALRNGTMGWELAGYELDRGRDPALTELDDSALAAAEARATLVRERYNVGSVDRETLDSWLAETDRTTFLLDVRQIDEYLAGHVPGAINAPGGQLVQASDTWVAVLGARIVLTDDTEVRAVMSGHWLSQMGWDVYVLKGGIASGPVETGMPAYPVAGGVAAIDAATLHDKRDSYTVIDVSTDMTFRQEHVPDAIWWHRSRLSELTLADGPVCVVSEDGALASFATADLERLGFRDVCYLSGGLAAWKAAGHETAASPDTPSDQDCLDFHFWVHDRHYNNAEAATYYLDWEVNLPAQIERDGDARYNLLS, from the coding sequence ATGACAACCCAGATAACCCCGGCTGACCTCAAGGAAATGCTCCACGACGGCAAGGAACTTGCCCTGCTTGATATTCGCGAGAGCGGGCGTTTCGTCCATAATCACCTGTTCTATGCCATCAGCCTGCCAACCAGCCGGCTGGAACTGATGCTGCCAAGACTGGTTCCGAACAAGAATGTGCGTTGCGTTCTGGTCGATGACAGCGACGGGCTGGCCATCAAGGCCGCCGGGCGCATGGCGGATATGGGATATCAGTCGGTGGTCATTCTGGCAGGCGGAAATCCGGGCTGGAAAGCCGCCGGACATGAGCTGTTTGAAGGCGTCAATGTTCCCTGCAAGGCCTTCGGTGAAGTGGTCGAGCATGGCAACCACACGCCTTCCATCTCAGCCGAAGAACTGCATGAGATGGCTGAAAACAAAGCCGATTACGTGATCCTCGACAGCCGTACACAGGCTGAATATCACCGTATGAACATCCCCGGCGGCACCAGTTGCCCCGGCGCGGAGCTGGCCTATCGCGTTCATGCCCATGCCCCCAGCCCCGACACCACAATTGTCGTGAACTGCGCCGGGCGAACCCGCAGCATCATCGGGGCACAGTCGCTGATCAATGCCGGTGTTCCAAACCGGGTTGTCGCGCTGCGTAACGGCACCATGGGCTGGGAACTGGCCGGCTATGAGCTGGACCGTGGCCGCGACCCCGCCCTGACCGAACTGGACGACAGCGCGCTGGCCGCAGCCGAAGCTCGCGCCACGCTGGTTCGTGAACGCTACAATGTCGGCAGTGTCGACCGGGAAACACTGGACAGCTGGCTGGCTGAAACCGACCGCACGACCTTCCTGCTGGATGTCCGCCAGATTGATGAATATCTCGCCGGACATGTCCCCGGCGCCATCAATGCACCGGGCGGCCAGCTCGTACAGGCATCTGATACCTGGGTTGCGGTGCTTGGTGCCCGCATCGTACTGACCGACGATACAGAAGTCCGCGCGGTAATGAGTGGCCACTGGCTGTCCCAGATGGGCTGGGATGTCTATGTCCTGAAAGGTGGCATCGCCTCCGGCCCGGTTGAAACCGGTATGCCTGCCTACCCGGTTGCCGGGGGTGTGGCCGCAATTGACGCAGCCACCCTGCATGACAAGCGTGACAGCTACACGGTGATTGATGTCTCGACCGACATGACTTTCCGGCAGGAACATGTGCCGGATGCAATCTGGTGGCATCGCTCCCGTCTGTCTGAACTGACCCTCGCCGACGGGCCGGTCTGTGTGGTCTCCGAAGACGGCGCACTGGCCAGCTTTGCAACTGCTGATCTGGAACGCCTCGGCTTCAGGGATGTCTGCTATCTCTCCGGCGGTCTTGCTGCCTGGAAGGCGGCGGGCCATGAAACGGCTGCAAGTCCTGACACACCTTCCGATCAGGACTGTCTCGACTTCCATTTCTGGGTCCACGACCGGCATTACAACAATGCCGAGGCCGCGACCTATTATCTCGACTGGGAAGTTAATCTGCCGGCGCAGATCGAACGCGATGGCGATGCCCGCTACAACCTGCTGAGCTGA
- a CDS encoding NADPH-dependent oxidoreductase encodes MTRTIADQVTERFGLETTAGTDRAAEGTVAGILGHSVCRTFKPDPIDDDLLEILLACAQSGPTKSNLQQYSIMVLRDKERISKLAGLVPTMPWIADAPLVMIFLGDVRRIRRLAAWRKHDYQNNVADTFMNAAVDAAIALQSFVIAAEAEGLGTCPISYIRNRLDELQELLALPEGVFPIAGLCVGWPARRRPVSLRLPPSVVVHHETYDDSNLTDEVAAYDERAHERQPIAPGSQRHRDLYGELEKCVWSENVTRQLSRPERDNFADWLRRNGIRLD; translated from the coding sequence ATGACCCGCACCATAGCCGATCAGGTCACCGAGCGCTTCGGCCTGGAAACAACCGCCGGGACAGACCGGGCAGCAGAGGGAACGGTTGCCGGTATCCTCGGACATAGCGTCTGCCGCACTTTCAAGCCCGACCCGATTGATGATGATCTGCTGGAAATCCTGCTGGCCTGTGCCCAGTCCGGACCAACAAAGTCGAACCTGCAGCAATATTCCATCATGGTGCTGCGTGATAAGGAACGGATCAGCAAGCTGGCTGGCCTGGTGCCGACCATGCCCTGGATCGCCGACGCACCACTGGTCATGATCTTCCTTGGCGATGTGCGACGTATCCGGCGACTCGCCGCGTGGCGGAAACATGATTATCAGAACAATGTCGCCGATACCTTCATGAACGCCGCCGTTGATGCGGCCATCGCCCTGCAGAGTTTTGTCATCGCAGCAGAAGCCGAAGGTCTTGGCACCTGTCCGATCAGTTATATTCGCAACCGGCTGGACGAATTACAGGAACTGCTGGCTCTGCCGGAAGGCGTGTTCCCGATTGCCGGGCTCTGCGTCGGCTGGCCCGCCCGGCGTCGCCCGGTCTCACTCCGTCTGCCACCATCAGTCGTCGTTCACCACGAAACCTATGATGACTCGAACCTCACCGACGAAGTTGCTGCCTATGACGAACGGGCCCATGAGCGCCAGCCGATTGCCCCCGGCAGCCAGCGCCATCGCGACCTCTATGGCGAGCTGGAGAAATGCGTCTGGTCCGAAAATGTCACCCGGCAGCTGTCGCGCCCGGAGCGGGATAATTTCGCCGACTGGCTGCGCCGCAATGGCATAAGACTCGACTGA
- a CDS encoding ATP-binding cassette domain-containing protein — MSVALQLTGLDKHFGALHVTRAVDLTLEAGARHALIGPNGAGKTTLVNLVTGVLTPDAGKVSLNGRDITGFGQAERVRAGIARTFQINQLFRGLSALENVVLALSEREGIARRMWQPAGTNSAILDEAMAILTSLGVGADAGKTIAGLPYGRQRLIEIAITLALKPRVLLLDEPAAGVPSVESDVILDVIAGLPSDIAILIIEHDMDVVFRFASRISVLVDGGVLTEGTPDEIARNPEVRAVYLGEESHG, encoded by the coding sequence ATGAGTGTCGCCCTGCAACTGACCGGTCTCGACAAGCATTTCGGGGCGCTGCATGTCACCCGCGCGGTCGACCTGACACTGGAAGCCGGTGCCCGCCATGCCCTGATCGGCCCGAATGGCGCCGGAAAGACGACGCTGGTCAATCTGGTAACCGGCGTGCTGACCCCGGATGCCGGGAAGGTCAGCCTGAATGGCCGGGACATCACCGGCTTCGGACAGGCAGAACGGGTGCGTGCCGGGATTGCCCGTACCTTCCAGATCAACCAGTTGTTCCGGGGCCTCAGCGCACTTGAAAATGTTGTCCTCGCCCTGTCAGAACGGGAAGGCATTGCCAGACGAATGTGGCAGCCGGCGGGTACAAACTCCGCGATTCTTGATGAGGCTATGGCCATCCTGACCAGCCTCGGGGTCGGTGCCGATGCCGGGAAGACCATCGCCGGTCTGCCCTATGGGCGGCAGCGGCTGATCGAAATCGCCATCACGCTGGCGCTGAAACCCCGTGTTCTGCTGCTCGATGAACCGGCCGCCGGGGTTCCCTCGGTCGAGAGCGATGTCATTCTCGACGTGATCGCCGGGTTGCCGTCAGATATCGCCATCCTGATCATTGAACATGACATGGATGTCGTGTTCCGTTTTGCCAGCCGGATTTCCGTGCTGGTTGATGGTGGTGTCCTGACCGAAGGCACCCCGGACGAGATCGCCCGCAACCCGGAAGTACGCGCCGTCTATCTGGGGGAGGAAAGCCATGGCTGA
- a CDS encoding N-acetylmuramoyl-L-alanine amidase, whose product MLVLHYTDTKDTDEALAILTDPVAEVSSHYLIEEDGSIHRLVPEDRRAWHAGVAAWRGQTDINSTSIGIELVNPGHRYGLRRFPDAQMEALAELAGSVMSWHDIPARNVVGHSDIAPDRKLDPGELFDWQWLAERGIGLWPEEKLGGRMEMLSAYGYGPKPGVIAAFQRHFRPQKINGIADGQTLARLAGLMELIKEAE is encoded by the coding sequence ATGCTGGTGCTGCATTACACCGATACGAAAGACACCGACGAGGCGCTGGCCATCCTCACCGATCCTGTGGCTGAAGTCAGCTCGCACTATCTGATCGAGGAAGACGGCAGCATTCACCGGCTGGTGCCGGAAGACCGCCGGGCCTGGCATGCAGGTGTCGCCGCATGGCGGGGACAGACCGATATCAATTCAACCTCCATTGGTATCGAACTGGTCAATCCCGGTCATCGTTATGGCCTGCGCCGGTTTCCGGATGCGCAGATGGAGGCGCTGGCCGAACTCGCCGGCAGCGTGATGAGCTGGCACGACATTCCGGCCCGCAATGTTGTCGGGCATTCCGACATCGCCCCGGACCGCAAGCTTGACCCCGGCGAGCTGTTTGACTGGCAATGGCTGGCCGAACGCGGCATTGGTCTCTGGCCGGAGGAGAAGCTGGGCGGACGTATGGAGATGCTGTCCGCCTATGGTTACGGTCCGAAACCGGGCGTCATCGCCGCCTTCCAGCGCCATTTCCGCCCGCAGAAAATCAACGGCATCGCCGACGGCCAGACCCTCGCCCGCCTCGCCGGCCTGATGGAGCTGATTAAAGAAGCGGAGTAG
- a CDS encoding branched-chain amino acid ABC transporter permease — protein MNATDRSDPTADLRNRHRWRLIEALPWMTAFAAFALLPDYAALGTQIIIMIIFALSMDLILGYAGVVSLGHAAYFGAGAYATGMLSALLGWNEPLTGLLFGGLAGGALGLLSGLVLLRYHGLTLLMLTLAFAILLQEAANTAAPVTGGFDGLQGISIDPIFGLFENDLWGHHYYWYSLSVLFLVFLVARRIVHSPFGRSLVGVRENVRRMNAIGTPVFGRLVTVYTISAAMAGIAGGLFAQSNAYVTLDVLDFARSGTVLIVLVLGGTGRLYGAFLGGAVYMALEDELARISPEFWEIGVGLVLIAVVLFFRGGLLGASDALVRRIKGKSAG, from the coding sequence ATGAACGCAACCGACAGAAGCGACCCGACAGCAGATCTGCGCAACCGCCATCGCTGGCGGCTGATCGAGGCGCTGCCCTGGATGACGGCCTTCGCCGCCTTTGCCCTGCTGCCGGACTATGCGGCGCTCGGCACGCAGATCATCATCATGATCATCTTTGCCCTCTCGATGGATCTGATTCTGGGTTATGCCGGGGTCGTGTCGCTCGGCCATGCGGCCTATTTCGGTGCCGGGGCTTATGCAACCGGCATGCTGTCGGCGCTGCTGGGATGGAACGAGCCGCTGACCGGACTGCTGTTTGGCGGGCTGGCCGGCGGGGCGCTGGGCCTGTTATCCGGTCTGGTCCTGCTGCGTTATCACGGCCTTACCCTGCTGATGCTGACCCTGGCCTTCGCCATTCTGTTGCAGGAAGCCGCCAACACGGCAGCCCCTGTCACCGGTGGCTTCGACGGCTTGCAGGGTATCAGCATCGACCCGATCTTCGGCCTGTTCGAAAATGATCTCTGGGGCCATCATTACTACTGGTACAGCCTCAGCGTCCTGTTTCTGGTCTTTCTGGTTGCCCGCCGGATTGTGCATTCCCCGTTTGGCCGGTCACTGGTTGGCGTGCGGGAAAATGTGCGGCGGATGAACGCCATCGGTACCCCGGTCTTCGGACGTCTGGTCACGGTCTATACCATTTCCGCTGCGATGGCCGGGATTGCCGGGGGCCTGTTCGCGCAATCCAATGCCTATGTGACCCTCGACGTGCTCGATTTTGCCCGCTCCGGCACTGTGCTGATCGTTCTGGTTCTTGGTGGCACAGGCCGCCTCTATGGTGCCTTCCTGGGCGGCGCTGTCTATATGGCTCTGGAGGATGAACTGGCCCGGATCAGTCCCGAGTTCTGGGAAATCGGTGTTGGCCTTGTGCTGATTGCTGTCGTGCTGTTCTTCCGGGGCGGATTGCTGGGGGCCAGCGACGCCCTGGTTCGCCGGATCAAAGGCAAGTCTGCCGGATGA